DNA from Paratractidigestivibacter faecalis:
GGCCAACGGACATCTTGTCCTGCTCGGCCTTGGTCTTGGGCTCGACGGCGACGTCGATGACGGGGTCGGCGAACTGGATGGACTCGAGGATGATCGGGTTCTTCTCGTCGCAGAGGGTGTCACCGGTGGTGGTGTTCTTCATGCCGACGCAGGCGACGATGTCACCGGCGGAGCACTCCTCACGGTCAACGCGCTCGTTGGCGTTCATCTCGAGGATGCGGCCCAGACGCTCGCGGTTGTCCTTGACGGAGTTGTAGACGTAGGAACCGGCCTCGGCCTGACCAGAGTAGACGCGAATGTAGGTGAGCTTGCCCACGTACGGGTCGGTCATGATCTTGAAGGCCAGAGCGGAGAAGGGCTCCTTGATGTCGGCGTGACGGACAGCCTCCTCGCCCCTGGGCGTGGTGCCGTCGATCTCCTTGACGTCAAGCGGGCTCGGCAGGTAGTCAACAACGGCGTCGAGAAGCTCCTGGATGCCCTTGTTCTTGTAGGCGGAGCCGACGAAGACGGGGTTGATGCCGCCGTCGATGACGCCAGCGCGGATGGCAGCCTTGAGCTTGTCCACGGGGACCTCGGCGTCCTCCAGGACGGCCTCCATGATCTCGTCGTCGTAGTTGGCGGCGGCGTCGAGCAGCTCCTCGCGCTTCTCGGCGGCGAGGTCAACGAACTCCTCGGGGATGGTCTCCATGGGCTCCGGGTAGATCATGCCCTTGGAGTCCTCCTTGAAGTCCCAGGCGGTCATGGTGACCAGGTCGATGAGGCCCCAGAAGTTGGCCTCGGCGCCCATCGGGATCTGCGCGGCGACAGCCGGAGCGTGCAGGCGCTCCTTCATGGTGTCGATGGCGTGGAAGAAGTCGGAGCCGATGCGGTCGAACTTGTTGATGAAGGCAATGCGAGGCACGTTGTACTTGGTGGCCTGACGCCAAACGGTCTCGGACTGCGGCTGGACGCCGGCGACGGCGTCGAAGACGGCAACGGCACCGTCGAGGACGCGCAGGCAGCGCTCGACCTCGGCCGTGAAGTCAACGTGGCCCGGGGTGTCGATGATCTGGATGACGTGGTCCTTCCAGAAGCACGTGGTGGCAGCGGAGGTAATGGTAACGCCGCGCTCCTGCTCCTGAACCATCCAGTCCATGGTGGCAGCGCCATCGTGGACCTCACCGATCTTGTGGGTCTTGCCGGTGTAGTAAAGGATGCGCTCGGTAGTGGTCGTCTTACCGGCATCGATGTGAGCCATGATGCCGATGTTGCGAAGGTCTTCGAGCTTGTACTTAGCCTTAGCCATGTGTAGCTTCTCCTCGGGTCAGCGAACTAGAAGCGGTAGTGAGAGAACGCGCGGTTGGCCTCAGCCATCTTGAAGAGGTCCTCACGCTTCTTGACGGAGGCACCCACGCCGTTGGAGGCGTCGATGATCTCGTTGGCAAGGCGCTCGGCCATGGTCTTCTCCTTGCGGGCGCGGGAGAAGTTGACCATCCAGCGGATGGCAAGGGTGGTGGCACGACGGGAGTTGACCTCCATGGGCACCTGGTAGGTGGCGCCACCGACGCGCTTGGGCTTGACCTCGAGGGTCGGACGGATGTTGTCCATGGCCTTCTTGAAGACGGCCAGGGGATCGTCGCCGGCCTTCTCCTTGACGATGTCGAAGGCACCGTAGACGATGCGCTCGGCGGTAGCCTTCTTGCCGTCCAGCAGGACCTTGTTGATCAGCTGGGTAACAAGACGGTTGTTGTACACGGCGTCAGGCTGAACCTCACGACGGGTCTTTGCAGATGCACGACGCGGCATTTGTTTCTCCTAAGATCTAAAAAGCGAGTGTGGCGGTTGGCTTGACTACTTGGCGCGCTTGGTGCCGTAGCGAGAACGGGCCTTCTGGCGGTTCTGGACGGCGGCGCAGTCGTAGGCGCCACGGACGATCTTGTAGCGGACACCCGGGAGGTCACGGACGCGGCCGCCACGGATCAGGACGATGGAGTGCTCCTGGAGGTTGTGGCCCTCGCCGGGGATGTAAGCGGTGACCTCGATGCCGTTGACGAGACGGACACGGGCGACCTTACGAAGAGCCGAGTTCGGCTTCTTGGGCGTGGTGGTGAAGACGCGGGTGCAGACGCCGCGCTTCTGGGGGTTGTGCTGCAGGGCTGCGTTCTTGGACTTGGACTTGACGCTCGTGCGTCCCTTGCGAACCAGCTGGTTGATAGTAGGCAAAGCTCTCTCCTTCTATACCTATCGACGTGCTTCTTTGTTGTGTATTCAAGGGCTGCGCAGCACCGCTGCCCCGGATTGACGCGACGATGAACATTACGCCGCACTTTTCCTGATGTCAAAACGCCACGGAGCCGGGCGTATCCATTCTCCACGCCGCACACACAGATGGGCGCCCCCGCATCAGGCGAGAGGGGCTACTTGGCCTCAATCTCCTCGAGCTCGACCTCGTTTCCGCGCAGAAGGACGGTGTCGGCGCTGCCGCAGTGGGGGCAGACCTTTCCGTGGGCCACGGTGCCGTAGGTTTTTCCGCAGGCGTTGCAGACCGTGACCGCGTCTATGCGGCGAACGTCCAGGACCGAGCCCTGGAGAAGGTCGCTCTTCTGGACGGCCCACTTCCAACAGTCCTGCAGGTAGTCCGGCAGGACGCCGGAGACCTCGCCCAGGGCAAGGCCCACACGGGCCACGGAGGTGAGGGAGTTCTTCTCCCCCACCTCCTCGACCATCTTGATGACGTGGAAGACTATGCCAAGCTCGTGCATTGGCTACTGGGCCTTCTTCTTGCCCTTGAGCAGGAGCTTGATGCCGCGCTTGGCCGCGTGGGGCAGGATGGCCTTCATCTTGTCCTCGGAGCGGACCATGGTGGAGCAGGCGGGGTTGTCTCGCCTGAGGTGGATGGCGTCGAACTCGCAGCGCGTGGTGCACAGGCCGCAGCCAATGCAGCGGTTGGCGTCCACGATGGAGGCGCCGCAGCCCAGGCAGCGGGCCGTCTCCTTCTTGACCTGCTCCTCCGTGAAGGTGTGGCGCACGTCGGTCCAGTCGTGCAGGACGGACGTCACGTGGTCGCAGGCGGGCACCTGGCGGCCGCAGTGGTCGTAGCCGTTGGGGTCGACCAGGATGTCGGACTTGTCCAGCTCCACGTAGTGCAGCTGGTTTCTGCCGATGGTGAGCGAGGAGCCCTTCTGCGCATAGCGGTGCAGGGACTCGGCTGCCTCGTGGCCGGCGGCGATGGCGTCGATCACAAAGCGCGGGCCCGTATAGGCGTCGCCACCCACAAAGACGTCGGGCTGCGCCGTCTGGTAGGTCTTGGCGTCCGCCACGGCGGTGTTGCCGCGGCCCAGCTCCACCGCGGAGCCGGCGAGAAGGTCTCCCCACTCTATGGACTGGCCGATGGAGAGCACCACGTTGGTGCAGGGCACGAAGACGGTGTCGCTCTCGTCGTAGGTGGGGGCAAAGCGGTGGTCGTAGTCAAAGACGCTGGTGCAGCGCTTGAAGGTGACGCCGCTCACGTGGCCGGACTCGTCCACCTGGATGGAGGCGGGGCCCCAGCCGCAGTTGACGTGGACGCCGTCCTCCTCGGCCTCAGAGACCTCCTCGGGCAGTGCCGGCATCTCGTCGCGGGCCTCCAGGCAGAACATGGAGACGTCGTCGGAGCCGCAGCGCACCGAGACACGCGCGGCGTCGATGGCGACGTTGCCGCCGCCGATGACAACCGTGGCGCCCTTGACCTCGTGGTTGGGGTCGTCAAGCGCGCAGCGCAGGAAGTCCACGGCCGTGGAGACGCCCTCGGCGTCCTCGCCGTCAACGCCCGCTCGACGGCCGCCCTGGGCGCCAATGGCCAGGTAGAAGGCGCAGAAGCCCTGCTTGCGCAGCTCGTCCAGGGTGACGTCCTTGCCCACCTCGACGCCGCAGCGGATCTCGACGCCCATCTCGCGCAGGACGTCGATCTCGGCGGCCACGACCTGCTTGGAGAGCTTGTAGGACGGGATGCCGTAGGTCATCATGCCGCCTGGCAGCGGGTTCTTCTCGAAGACGACGGGGTCATAGCCCTTGTCGGCCAGGTAGTAGGCGCAGGACAGGCCGGCCGGGCCGGCGCCGGCGATGGCGATCTTCTCCTTGCGGCGGCCGCGCATGGAGGCGATGGTGGGCTCGGGCACGTAGCGGGTCTCGGCGTCCAGGTCCTTCTCGGCGATGAACTTCTTGACCTCGTCGATGGCCACGGCCTCGTCGATGGTGCCACGGGTGCAGGCGGCCTCGCAGCGGCGGTTGCAGACGCGGCCGCAGACTGCCGGGAACGGGTTCTTGCGCTTGATGATGCCAAGGGCCTCCTTGTAGCGCCCCTGGGCGGCCATGCGCAGGTAGCCTTGGACGGGCACGTGGGCCGGGCAGGCCACCTTGCAGGGGGCGGTGCCGGTCTCGTGGCACTCGATGCGGTTGTCGTTCTTGTAGTTCCAGTTCCAGTCGTCCTCGCCCCAGTGCTTGTCGTCGGGCAGGGGCTGGACGGGGTAGCTGACCTTGCCGTCCTTCTTGCAGAGCTTCTGGCCGAGCTTGGGAGCGCCCGCCGGGCAGACCTCCACGCAGGCGCCGCAGGCCACGCACTTGGCCTCGTCGACGTGGGCCACGTAGGCCGAGCGGCTCATGTTGGGCGTGTTGAAGAGCTGCGAGGTCCTGAGGGCGTGGCAGACGTTGACCTGGCAGTTGCAGATGGCAAAGATCT
Protein-coding regions in this window:
- the fusA gene encoding elongation factor G; its protein translation is MAKAKYKLEDLRNIGIMAHIDAGKTTTTERILYYTGKTHKIGEVHDGAATMDWMVQEQERGVTITSAATTCFWKDHVIQIIDTPGHVDFTAEVERCLRVLDGAVAVFDAVAGVQPQSETVWRQATKYNVPRIAFINKFDRIGSDFFHAIDTMKERLHAPAVAAQIPMGAEANFWGLIDLVTMTAWDFKEDSKGMIYPEPMETIPEEFVDLAAEKREELLDAAANYDDEIMEAVLEDAEVPVDKLKAAIRAGVIDGGINPVFVGSAYKNKGIQELLDAVVDYLPSPLDVKEIDGTTPRGEEAVRHADIKEPFSALAFKIMTDPYVGKLTYIRVYSGQAEAGSYVYNSVKDNRERLGRILEMNANERVDREECSAGDIVACVGMKNTTTGDTLCDEKNPIILESIQFADPVIDVAVEPKTKAEQDKMSVGLAKLAEEDPTFQVHTDHETGQTIIAGMGELHLEIIVDRLRREFKVDCNVGKPQVAYRETCGHAVQKAEGKFVRQSGGRGQYGHAVIDIEPNEEGKGYEFENAIVGGVVPKEYIPSIDKGIQEALENGVIAGYPVVDVKVKLIDGSYHEVDSSEAAFKIAGSMAIKDALKKSDPVLLEPVEKVEVETPEQYMGDVMGNLTSRRGKIEGMEDRHGTKVITAKVPLGEMFGYATDLRSQTQGRASYTMQFDCYEPVPKSVRDEIVAKNGGTN
- the rpsG gene encoding 30S ribosomal protein S7; amino-acid sequence: MPRRASAKTRREVQPDAVYNNRLVTQLINKVLLDGKKATAERIVYGAFDIVKEKAGDDPLAVFKKAMDNIRPTLEVKPKRVGGATYQVPMEVNSRRATTLAIRWMVNFSRARKEKTMAERLANEIIDASNGVGASVKKREDLFKMAEANRAFSHYRF
- the rpsL gene encoding 30S ribosomal protein S12, encoding MPTINQLVRKGRTSVKSKSKNAALQHNPQKRGVCTRVFTTTPKKPNSALRKVARVRLVNGIEVTAYIPGEGHNLQEHSIVLIRGGRVRDLPGVRYKIVRGAYDCAAVQNRQKARSRYGTKRAK
- a CDS encoding hydrogenase maturation nickel metallochaperone HypA, which gives rise to MHELGIVFHVIKMVEEVGEKNSLTSVARVGLALGEVSGVLPDYLQDCWKWAVQKSDLLQGSVLDVRRIDAVTVCNACGKTYGTVAHGKVCPHCGSADTVLLRGNEVELEEIEAK
- a CDS encoding FAD-dependent oxidoreductase encodes the protein MSANMEENPMRGTLTDEEIAARNVIPTTNPAGEPHRIIADEYFSENDTFTQWVPTDPDQPGPAASEPLKPTVLSEAQKISDRIGNKTKVTDPDYWGLASVMTEEEAQLTSCMKVRVPMTLAQVVSASGKPAEHVQELLDALSVKGIIEYNWENPQHDKQYVLPMFVPGSAEFTLMNQKQLEEHPEIGTFFERMAYLPLTKVTKMVPPGGAGIGMHVIPVEKAIEHENQSVDIEHISHWLKKYDHYAAGSCSCRLGERTRNVGSPDDPQDWCIGIGDMADYLVETGKGHFITYDQVIETLLRAEKNGFVHQITNIDGEDKIFAICNCQVNVCHALRTSQLFNTPNMSRSAYVAHVDEAKCVACGACVEVCPAGAPKLGQKLCKKDGKVSYPVQPLPDDKHWGEDDWNWNYKNDNRIECHETGTAPCKVACPAHVPVQGYLRMAAQGRYKEALGIIKRKNPFPAVCGRVCNRRCEAACTRGTIDEAVAIDEVKKFIAEKDLDAETRYVPEPTIASMRGRRKEKIAIAGAGPAGLSCAYYLADKGYDPVVFEKNPLPGGMMTYGIPSYKLSKQVVAAEIDVLREMGVEIRCGVEVGKDVTLDELRKQGFCAFYLAIGAQGGRRAGVDGEDAEGVSTAVDFLRCALDDPNHEVKGATVVIGGGNVAIDAARVSVRCGSDDVSMFCLEARDEMPALPEEVSEAEEDGVHVNCGWGPASIQVDESGHVSGVTFKRCTSVFDYDHRFAPTYDESDTVFVPCTNVVLSIGQSIEWGDLLAGSAVELGRGNTAVADAKTYQTAQPDVFVGGDAYTGPRFVIDAIAAGHEAAESLHRYAQKGSSLTIGRNQLHYVELDKSDILVDPNGYDHCGRQVPACDHVTSVLHDWTDVRHTFTEEQVKKETARCLGCGASIVDANRCIGCGLCTTRCEFDAIHLRRDNPACSTMVRSEDKMKAILPHAAKRGIKLLLKGKKKAQ